The genomic interval TTTTCATCAGAAGGGGAAACAAGAATCATTGCATTACTTCTGAAACTGATTGAAAGGGAAATCATAAAACAAAAGATAAACGAGGAACCGATATTACTCCTTGACGAAGTAATGATTGAACTTGACCGGTTCCATAGAAAACAATTTTTTGAAATGCTGAAGGGACAGATCTTTTATGCAACGGTCAATGGACTGGAAGACATAAATAAACATAATAAAAAGGTATTAATTATTAAGCGGGGCTATATTGCGTTATCCTGAGAAAATAAATAAAATATTGCCCAGGGTGATAAAATCAATGAATTTAGAAGAAAAATTTAAAGAAATAGAAATGGTCAAACACTGGGAAAATATCGTCGGTGAAAAGATTGCCCAGCATGCAAGGGCGATAAACATAAATGAATCAAACCTCTATGTTGTCGTTGATAATCCTGTATGGC from candidate division WOR-3 bacterium carries:
- a CDS encoding DUF721 domain-containing protein, whose product is MRYPEKINKILPRVIKSMNLEEKFKEIEMVKHWENIVGEKIAQHARAININESNLYVVVDNPVWQAQLFLLKNKILKKFNELGANLKDIKFIIRKGGSFKE